The following are from one region of the Quercus robur chromosome 1, dhQueRobu3.1, whole genome shotgun sequence genome:
- the LOC126732520 gene encoding 3-ketoacyl-CoA synthase 12-like, producing MELLILLYALPIFYFLFVIWKGVDARRDQECYILDYQLYKPTDDRMLDTEFCGELIKRTKNLGLLEYKFLLKAIVSSGIGEQTYAPRIIFDGREDNPTILDGIAEMEEFFYDCIGKLLARKSISPSEIDVLVVNVSMLSSVPSLAARIINHYKMRDDIKVYNLSGMGCSASLISVDIVRNIFKSNKNLYALVVTSESLSPNWYSGNDRSMILANCLFRSGGCAILLTNKRALKHKAMLKLNCLVRTHHGARDESYGCCIQKEDEQGRLGFHLSKNLPKSATRAFVDNLREMSPKILPLSELLRFLIVSLVRKMSQTSSKVGGATKPVINFKTGVDHFCLHTGGKAVIDGIGLSLELSEYDLEPARMTLHRFGNTSASSLWYVLGYMEAKKRLKRGDRVLMISFGAGFKCNSCVWEVMKDLGDANVWKDCIEGYPPVSLANPFMEKYGWINQEDPSTFKIPE from the coding sequence ATGGAGCTTCTCATTTTACTCTATGCTCTCCCTATCTTCTATTTCTTGTTCGTGATATGGAAGGGGGTTGATGCCAGAAGAGACCAAGAATGTTACATTCTAGACTACCAATTGTATAAGCCCACCGATGACAGAATGCTAGACACTGAGTTCTGTGGGGAACTCATCAAGAGGACCAAGAATCTTGGTCTACTTGAGTACAAGTTCCTCCTAAAAGCCATTGTGAGCTCAGGCATTGGTGAGCAAACCTATGCACCAAGAATCATATTTGATGGCAGGGAAGACAATCCCACAATTCTTGATGGGATTGCAGAGATGGAAGAGTTTTTTTACGACTGTATTGGAAAGCTCTTAGCCAGGAAATCCATTTCTCCCTCAGAAATTGATGTGCTTGTGGTTAACGTGTCCATGCTCTCTTCAGTTCCTTCTTTAGCAGCTAGGATTATCAACCATTACAAAATGAGAGATGACATCAAAGTTTATAATCTCAGTGGGATGGGTTGTAGTGCTAGCCTTATCTCAGTTGACATAGTCAGAAACATCTTTAAGTCCAACAAGAACTTGTATGCTCTTGTTGTCACTTCTGAGTCTTTGAGTCCAAATTGGTATTCAGGTAATGATAGATCAATGATCCTTGCAAATTGTTTGTTTCGGTCTGGTGGGTGTGCAATCCTTTTGACTAACAAAAGGGCCTTGAAACACAAAGCCATGTTGAAATTAAATTGTCTAGTTAGGACTCACCATGGGGCTAGAGATGAGTCATATGGTTGTTGCATACAAAAAGAAGATGAGCAAGGGAGGTTAGGTTTTCACCTAAGCAAGAATCTCCCTAAATCTGCAACAAGGGCTTTTGTTGATAATCTAAGAGAGATGTCACCTAAGATTTTACCATTGAGTGAATTGCTTAGGTTTTTGATTGTGTCCCTTGTCCGAAAAATGAGTCAAACCTCTAGTAAAGTTGGTGGGGCAACAAAACCTGTAATCAACTTTAAGACAGGTGTTGATCATTTTTGTCTCCACACTGGTGGAAAGGCTGTCATAGATGGCATTGGATTGAGCTTGGAGCTTAGTGAATATGATCTAGAACCAGCAAGGATGACACTGCACCGTTTTGGCAACACATCAGCCAGTAGCCTTTGGTATGTGTTGGGGTACATGGAAGCAAAGAAAAGGCTCAAAAGGGGTGATAGAGTATTGATGATAAGCTTTGGTGCTGGCTTTAAATGCAACAGCTGTGTGTGGGAGGTGATGAAGGATTTAGGTGATGCAAATGTGTGGAAGGACTGCATTGAAGGGTACCCACCAGTCTCTTTGGCCAACCCTTTCATGGAGAAGTATGGTTGGATCAACCAAGAGGATCCAAGCACCTTCAAAATCCCAGAGTAA
- the LOC126732528 gene encoding nudix hydrolase 9 isoform X1 translates to MFYTHLRSFSEVCKYMFAPIRFCENFHQTLCVRVPFQWRRHWLLLVFLSSFFSRAPQVSVAFDVAYDRLLHQDIELENSISEIWDQKVQDNKSLYNGTKFRYGGHNLLCGDGSNQDSHVCLHLGLTDYRTFMGTNLNPQWEKFLVPSEDDSIRCQHTSSPLGNGAIVETSDRKLIVLQRSTNVGEFPGHYVFPGGHPEPQEIGITSHQYGKDLTGSELINKKVSQEMFDSIIREVVEEIGVPASTLCNTVFIGISRRELNVRPTAFFSIKCSLESKEIQQLYLSAQDGYESTQLYAVSLSELENMTSKMPGCHQGGFALYKLMVESLKNT, encoded by the exons ATGTTTTACACCCATTTGCGAAGTTTCTCTGAAGTCTGTAAATATATGTTTGCACCTATTCGCTTCTGTGAGAACTTTCATCAAACACTTTGCGTGCGCGTACCGTTCCAATGGAGAAGGCACTGGCTTCTGCTAGTCTTCCTTTCAAGCTTCTTCTCTCGTGCCCCTCAG GTATCTGTGGCATTTGATGTAGCATACGATCGGCTTCTCCACCAGGACATTGAATTGGAAAATTCCATTTCTGAG atatGGGATCAGAAGGTTCAGGACAACAAGTCATTATACAATGGAACAAAGTTCCGG TATGGAGGACACAATTTGCTTTGTGGTGATGGATCTAATCAGGATTCTCATGTATGTCTCCACCTTGGTTTGACAGATtatag GACTTTTATGGGGACAAACTTGAATCCTCAGTGGGAAAAGTTCTTGGTTCCATCAGAAG ATGACTCTATACGCTGTCAACACACCTCAAGTCCACTGGGTAATGGTGCAATAGTGGAGACATCTGACAGAAAACTAATTGTGTTGCAAAGAAGTACTAATGTTGGGGAATTTCCTGGACACTATGTTTTCCCAGGGGGCCATCCAGAG CCCCAAGAAATTGGAATTACATCCCATCAGTATGGCAAGGACTTGACAGGCTCTGAGCTTATTAACAAAAAGGTTTCTCAGGAGATGTTTGACAGCATTATCCGTGAAGTAGTTGAAGAAATTGGAGTACCTGCGTCAACCCTT TGCAATACTGTTTTCATTGGTATATCCCGTAGGGAGTTAAATGTTAGACCAACCGCATTTTTTTCCATCAAATGCAGTCTGGAGTCAAAGGAAATTCAACAATTGTATTTGAGTGCACAAGATGGCTATGAGTCAACTCAACTCTATGCAGTTTCATTG AGCGAGTTAGAGAATATGACATCAAAAATGCCTGGCTGCCATCAAGGTGGATTTGCTCTTTACAAGTTGATGGTAGAATCTCTGAAGAATACTTGA
- the LOC126732528 gene encoding nudix hydrolase 9 isoform X2: MEKALASASLPFKLLLSCPSGLSPPQVSVAFDVAYDRLLHQDIELENSISEIWDQKVQDNKSLYNGTKFRYGGHNLLCGDGSNQDSHVCLHLGLTDYRTFMGTNLNPQWEKFLVPSEDDSIRCQHTSSPLGNGAIVETSDRKLIVLQRSTNVGEFPGHYVFPGGHPEPQEIGITSHQYGKDLTGSELINKKVSQEMFDSIIREVVEEIGVPASTLCNTVFIGISRRELNVRPTAFFSIKCSLESKEIQQLYLSAQDGYESTQLYAVSLSELENMTSKMPGCHQGGFALYKLMVESLKNT, encoded by the exons ATGGAGAAGGCACTGGCTTCTGCTAGTCTTCCTTTCAAGCTTCTTCTCTCGTGCCCCTCAGGTCTTTCACCACCACAG GTATCTGTGGCATTTGATGTAGCATACGATCGGCTTCTCCACCAGGACATTGAATTGGAAAATTCCATTTCTGAG atatGGGATCAGAAGGTTCAGGACAACAAGTCATTATACAATGGAACAAAGTTCCGG TATGGAGGACACAATTTGCTTTGTGGTGATGGATCTAATCAGGATTCTCATGTATGTCTCCACCTTGGTTTGACAGATtatag GACTTTTATGGGGACAAACTTGAATCCTCAGTGGGAAAAGTTCTTGGTTCCATCAGAAG ATGACTCTATACGCTGTCAACACACCTCAAGTCCACTGGGTAATGGTGCAATAGTGGAGACATCTGACAGAAAACTAATTGTGTTGCAAAGAAGTACTAATGTTGGGGAATTTCCTGGACACTATGTTTTCCCAGGGGGCCATCCAGAG CCCCAAGAAATTGGAATTACATCCCATCAGTATGGCAAGGACTTGACAGGCTCTGAGCTTATTAACAAAAAGGTTTCTCAGGAGATGTTTGACAGCATTATCCGTGAAGTAGTTGAAGAAATTGGAGTACCTGCGTCAACCCTT TGCAATACTGTTTTCATTGGTATATCCCGTAGGGAGTTAAATGTTAGACCAACCGCATTTTTTTCCATCAAATGCAGTCTGGAGTCAAAGGAAATTCAACAATTGTATTTGAGTGCACAAGATGGCTATGAGTCAACTCAACTCTATGCAGTTTCATTG AGCGAGTTAGAGAATATGACATCAAAAATGCCTGGCTGCCATCAAGGTGGATTTGCTCTTTACAAGTTGATGGTAGAATCTCTGAAGAATACTTGA